A stretch of Aedes aegypti strain LVP_AGWG chromosome 2, AaegL5.0 Primary Assembly, whole genome shotgun sequence DNA encodes these proteins:
- the LOC5568623 gene encoding uncharacterized protein LOC5568623: protein MNFKLLLFVSCVLIVVSGRRHHHDRHNGGGGGHRHRNSHHWHRHDPFVHFEVQEPKGLTVSMVQRSPNTTFFGIELYVNRNPKLSNETHCDVCQNTTSISYGKFIVEEEEAVIKKGDVLYYYVLLGNSVNVTRLHLQKMWVTASIINRCNCETAPVPPNIDLRFGQPTASPEVSDRRPTFGVNPENSPVTTEAPFDINENLNELNSGELFPFECDLDPITNQCRKAKSDKLQSSHDLEREVEILEAIVEQMRKSTCGSRGTTNMLRLEGSNLPTNNMEQLKNVVQSSLSVNSEMKDLVSHIKSIIPDRRSPNTVYFDMFSYVDKQKVLYHARMNNINHISDFDSLRLRPQNRRY, encoded by the exons atgaattttaaattacttttGTTTGTGAGTTGTGTTCTGATTGTGGTATCGGGCCGTCGCCATCATCACGACAGACACAATGGCGGTGGAGGTGGTCATCGCCACAGAAATTCTCATCACTGGCATCGCCATGATCCATTTGTTCACTTTGAAGTCCAAGAGCCAAAAGGTCTGACAGTGTCCATGGTTCAGCGATCGCCCAACACTACATTCTTCGGAATCGAGCTATACGTTAACCGTAACCCCAAGCTGTCCAACGAAACACACTGCGACGTTTGTCAGAATACTACGTCTATCAGCTATGGAAAGTTTATCGTTGAAGAAGAGGAAGCTGTAATTAAGAAGGGAGATGTACTGTATTACTATGTGTTGCTGGGGAATAGTGTAAATGTTACTCGTCTGCACCTACAGAAAATGTGGGTTACTG CTTCAATCATCAACCGATGCAACTGTGAAACGGCACCAGTTCCTCCAAACATTGACCTTCGCTTTGGGCAACCTACAGCTTCTCCCGAAGTTTCCGATCGTCGTCCAACTTTCGGAGTGAATCCAGAAAACTCGCCTGTAACAACAGAAGCTCCCTTTGATATCAATGAAAACTTGAATGAATTGAACTCTGGAGAACTCTTTCCATTCGAGTGCGATCTAGACCCCATCACCAACCAGTGCCGTAAAGCGAAAAGCGATAAACTGCAGTCCAGTCACGATCTGGAGCGTGAGGTGGAAATCCTGGAAGCAATCGTGGAGCAAATGAGGAAGTCGACTTGTGGCTCACGCGGCACCACAAATATGCTTCGTCTGGAGGGTTCAAATTTACCAACTAACAACATGGAACAACTGAAAAATGTTGTTCAGTCATCGCTTTCGGTTAACTCGGAAATGAAAGACTTGGTCAGCCATATAAAGAGTATCATCCCGGACAGGCGATCCCCGAATACGGTGTACTTCGATATGTTTAGCTACGTGGACAAGCAAAAGGTCCTGTACCATGCACGGATGAACAACATTAACCATATCAGTGACTTTGACTCGCTGCGCTTACGGCCACAGAATCGTAGGTATTAA
- the LOC5568622 gene encoding uncharacterized protein LOC5568622 has product MIIKLIAVVSCALILVSGHRHHDGCHHGQWQGHGPDHGHGHGRGHEHGHGHGHGPHHHGHKHGHHHGRHHWHRHVPFVNFEVHEPKGLTVSMVQHNPNTTLFGIELFVNHKPGLSNDSHQCDVCLNTTAVTYGKFIVEDDEAIVKKGDVFYYFVLLGDNTNVSRSHLQKLWVTDSIVNKCNCETTSEDPDIDIRFGNPDRRPPFGVKPSLPAEVFPVVVPSEIDDSHSNEFNSGENFPFECDLDPSTNLCRTAKGKNLQLPNQDLEREVDVLQAVIEHMRRSCGPRGTTKMLRLESLDSLTNNTEQLINVVKSSLSFNPEMETLTSRISRVMLDGRSSRVVLFEMVSYVDKQKVLYHARMNYLKNISDNDLRQFGRPDLRG; this is encoded by the exons atgatcattaaACTGATCGCAGTTGTGAGTTGTGCTCTGATCTTGGTATCTGGACACCGCCATCACGATGGGTGCCATCATGGTCAATGGCAAGGACACGGACCCGATCATGGCCATGGACACGGCCGCGGCCACGAACACGGACACGGACATGGACACGGACCTCATCATCATGGTCACAAACATGGACACCATCATGGGCGGCATCACTGGCATCGACATGTACCGTTTGTGAATTTTGAAGTCCATGAACCGAAGGGCTTGACAGTGTCCATGGTTCAGCACAACCCAAACACAACGCTCTTTGGCATTGAATTGTTCGTTAATCATAAGCCTGGGCTGTCGAACGACTCGCATCAATGCGATGTTTGCCTCAACACTACAGCGGTTACGTACGGAAAGTTCATAGTTGAAGATGATGAAGCTATTGTAAAGAAAGGAGATGTATTCTACTATTTTGTCTTGCTGGGAGACAATACTAATGTTTCTCGTTCGCATCTGCAGAAATTGTGGGTGACCG ACTCAATCGTTAATAAATGTAACTGCGAAACAACGTCAGAGGACCCGGATATTGATATTCGCTTTGGAAACCCGGATCGCCGACCACCCTTCGGTGTCAAGCCTTCGTTACCAGCAGAAGTGTTTCCGGTTGTTGTTCCGTCGGAGATTGATGATTCCCATTCCAACGAGTTCAACTCTGGCGAAAACTTCCCATTTGAATGTGATCTAGATCCCAGCACCAATCTGTGTCGCACAGCAAAGGGCAAGAATCTTCAACTGCCAAACCAGGATCTTGAGCGTGAAGTGGATGTGTTGCAGGCGGTTATAGAACATATGAGAAGGTCATGTGGACCCCGGGGAACCACTAAAATGCTGCGTTTGGAGAGCTTGGATTCCCTGACCAACAATACAGAGCAGTTGATAAATGTTGTGAAGTCTTCGCTCTCGTTCAATCCGGAGATGGAAACTCTTACCAGCAGGATCAGCCGTGTCATGTTAGATGGTCGATCGTCCCGTGTTGTTCTGTTTGAAATGGTTAGTTATGTTGACaagcaaaaagttttgtatCACGCGCGGATGAATTATCTGAAGAACATCAGTGACAATGACTTGCGTCAGTTTGGAAGGCCTGACTTGAGAGGTTGA